The proteins below are encoded in one region of Alphaproteobacteria bacterium 33-17:
- a CDS encoding UDP-N-acetylmuramoylalanine--D-glutamate ligase has translation MINLDFYKGKSFFVYGLGRTGISAVNALLKSNINVKSWDEKASSINLPDHIRNTLESPETTNWKNTDYLVLSPGVPLTFPEPHYIVNFAKSAGTTIYSDIEMLFHSQKKNKFIGITGTNGKSTTTSLTHYILSHSKLDTQIGGNIGIPVMDLNPFQRSGNFVLEMSSFQLDLLHDVKFNTAAILNVTKDHLDRHGNMDHYINAKTKIFDHQTMMDNAIFAIDNPITLNLYQNLPLKSYKVPVSSLNKNMEFGVYVGEDHIQFNVHNHKGDIQFSQPKNLPGKHNRENIAVAFAIGMLYNLSPENILQAINSFSPLPHRLEYLGQMLNMSFYNDSKSTNAEASIAALSSFSNIYWILGGQPKEGGLEALRPYLSNVHKAYLIGSSQDEFANFLKSEGVSYSKCGTLENAFTDAALDAKSDLKHANIVLSPACASFDQFKSFEHRGEEFRRIFEYYNAQSL, from the coding sequence TTGATTAACTTAGACTTTTATAAAGGAAAATCATTTTTTGTATATGGCCTGGGAAGAACAGGAATATCAGCAGTAAATGCTTTATTAAAGTCTAATATCAATGTCAAAAGCTGGGATGAAAAAGCATCTTCAATTAACTTACCAGATCATATTAGAAATACATTAGAATCTCCTGAAACAACAAATTGGAAAAATACTGATTATTTAGTACTTTCTCCAGGAGTGCCTTTAACATTTCCAGAACCACATTATATTGTAAATTTTGCTAAATCTGCTGGAACTACTATTTATTCTGACATAGAAATGTTATTCCATAGTCAGAAAAAAAATAAATTTATAGGAATTACAGGTACCAACGGTAAATCTACTACAACATCACTTACGCATTATATATTATCCCATTCCAAATTAGATACCCAAATTGGTGGAAACATCGGAATTCCAGTCATGGATCTTAACCCTTTTCAGAGATCTGGAAATTTTGTATTAGAAATGTCTTCCTTTCAGCTTGATTTGCTTCATGACGTTAAGTTTAATACTGCAGCAATATTAAATGTTACAAAAGATCATTTAGACAGGCATGGCAATATGGATCACTATATTAATGCTAAAACCAAAATATTTGATCATCAAACAATGATGGACAATGCCATTTTTGCAATTGATAATCCCATTACATTAAATTTATACCAAAATCTGCCTTTAAAATCATATAAAGTCCCCGTTTCCAGTCTTAATAAAAATATGGAATTTGGTGTATATGTTGGAGAAGATCACATTCAGTTTAATGTACATAACCATAAGGGTGATATTCAATTCAGTCAGCCTAAAAACCTGCCTGGCAAGCACAATCGTGAAAACATAGCAGTAGCATTTGCTATAGGTATGCTTTACAACCTAAGCCCTGAAAATATTTTACAGGCAATAAACAGCTTTAGCCCATTACCACATAGACTTGAGTATCTTGGGCAAATGCTTAACATGTCTTTTTATAATGATAGCAAATCTACAAATGCTGAAGCATCAATAGCGGCCTTATCATCATTCTCTAATATTTATTGGATCTTAGGTGGTCAGCCAAAAGAAGGGGGGCTGGAAGCTCTAAGACCATACCTATCAAATGTACATAAGGCTTATTTAATAGGATCTTCTCAGGATGAATTTGCAAATTTCCTAAAATCTGAAGGCGTTTCATATTCAAAATGCGGAACATTAGAAAATGCCTTTACCGATGCAGCATTAGATGCTAAAAGCGATCTCAAACATGCAAATATTGTTTTGAGTCCTGCTTGTGCATCATTTGATCAGTTTAAAAGTTTTGAACATAGAGGCGAAGAATTTAGAAGAATATTTGAATATTATAATGCTCAATCTTTATAA
- a CDS encoding ribonuclease PH: protein MRLENRKNNEMRPVSIETNVSRYAEGSCMIKFGNTHVLCTATIEESVPPFIKGTGSGWITAEYGMLPRSTHSRMRREASQGKQSGRTQEIQRLIGRSLRNAVDLKALGERQILIDCDVIQADGGTRTASITGGFVALQIACNKLVEKGLLRKSPIINNIAAVSCGILKGEVILDLNYEEDSSAEVDANFVMNGNYDLIETQATGEEKSYTREQLNNMLEFAEMGIKQLIEAQKAATK from the coding sequence ATGAGATTAGAAAATAGAAAAAATAATGAAATGAGACCTGTATCAATCGAAACTAATGTATCAAGATATGCTGAAGGCTCGTGTATGATAAAGTTTGGTAATACGCACGTACTTTGTACAGCAACAATTGAGGAATCAGTTCCACCATTTATTAAAGGCACAGGAAGTGGGTGGATTACGGCTGAATATGGTATGCTACCAAGATCTACGCATTCTCGTATGAGAAGAGAAGCATCGCAAGGTAAGCAATCTGGCAGAACTCAGGAAATACAAAGGCTTATTGGTAGGTCTTTAAGAAATGCAGTTGATTTAAAAGCTTTGGGTGAGCGTCAGATATTAATTGATTGTGATGTTATTCAAGCTGATGGAGGCACTCGTACTGCGTCTATTACCGGTGGATTTGTGGCACTTCAAATTGCGTGTAATAAACTTGTTGAAAAGGGTTTGCTAAGAAAATCACCGATAATAAATAATATTGCTGCAGTATCATGCGGTATTTTAAAAGGTGAAGTAATTCTTGATCTCAATTACGAAGAAGATAGTAGTGCAGAAGTAGATGCAAACTTTGTTATGAACGGTAATTATGACCTTATTGAGACTCAGGCAACAGGTGAGGAAAAGTCTTATACAAGAGAGCAATTAAATAATATGCTGGAGTTTGCTGAGATGGGTATTAAGCAACTTATTGAAGCGCAAAAAGCTGCTACAAAATAA
- a CDS encoding excinuclease ABC subunit A yields MTGYISVKGARQHNLKNVSIDIPRDQLVVITGLSGSGKSSLAFDTVYAEGQRRYVESLSAYARQFLELQDKPDVDHISGLSPAISIDQKTISKNPRSTVGTITEIYDYLRLLYARIGVPYSPVTGKPIESQTVSQMVDAIKKLPKDTKVYILAPMVRGQKGEYKKEFMQLKKQGYQRIKLDGILHELDDLPSIDKNKKHHIDIVIDRLVINDSLGNRLADSVETALKHGHGLLYVEIVSLPEDHGTAHQNDQILVFSEKFACPVSGFQLDEIEPRIFSFNSPYGACETCDGIGKEKFFDPELIIPNSRKSINDGAIAPWAENKSKLMSQALEAVAQHYNFTLNDAYETIPEKAKEVLLYGSGKEEIGFMFNDGYRKQQITKPFEGIVPHLEKRHHEADSTWMKEDLEKYRAERHCRECNGFRLRKESLLVRVNLLNIGELCTKNIAELVDWFLDLPKYLTETQNKIAEKILKELNDRLGFLRNVGLEYLTLSRESGTLSGGESQRIRLASQIGSGLTGVLYVLDEPSIGLHQSDNKKLIQTLKNLKALQNSVIVVEHDEETMMEADYIIDVGPGAGIYGGQIVSKGTLEEIKNDPNSITGQYLSGKKKIEIPATRRKGHKDKFLILEGAKANNLCNVSIKIPLGTFTAITGVSGGGKSSLIIHTLYKAAIKILEGTKTHPGPYDRLTGLEHIDKIIEIDQTPIGRTPRSNPATYTGAFTHIRDWYVGLPESKARGYKVGRFSFNVKGGRCETCQGDGQIKIEMHFLPDVYVKCDSCNGARYNRETLEIKYKDKSIADVLGMNVDEAIEFFDKIPSIKEKMVALKEVGLGYIKIGQSATTLSGGEAQRVKLAKELSRKSTGKTLYILDEPTTGLHIDDIKKLLQVLHRLVELGNSVIVIEHNLDVIKTADHVIDVGPGGGNKGGYIVAACTPEELIKVKDSITGECLIPYMK; encoded by the coding sequence ATGACTGGATATATTTCTGTTAAGGGTGCTAGGCAGCATAATTTAAAAAATGTCAGCATCGATATCCCTAGGGATCAATTAGTAGTAATCACTGGGCTTTCTGGCTCTGGTAAGTCTTCTTTAGCGTTCGATACCGTATATGCGGAAGGTCAAAGAAGATACGTAGAAAGCTTGTCTGCTTATGCAAGGCAGTTTTTGGAACTTCAGGATAAACCTGATGTGGATCATATTAGCGGATTATCTCCCGCAATTTCAATTGATCAAAAAACAATATCGAAAAACCCGAGATCAACTGTTGGTACGATTACCGAGATATATGATTACTTAAGGTTACTGTATGCCAGAATTGGCGTGCCGTATTCGCCTGTTACAGGTAAACCTATTGAAAGCCAAACAGTATCGCAAATGGTTGATGCGATAAAGAAACTTCCAAAAGATACAAAGGTATATATTCTAGCTCCAATGGTACGTGGTCAAAAGGGTGAGTATAAAAAAGAATTCATGCAGCTTAAAAAGCAAGGTTATCAGCGTATTAAATTAGATGGTATCTTGCATGAGCTTGATGATCTACCAAGTATAGATAAAAATAAGAAGCATCATATAGATATAGTAATAGACAGACTTGTTATTAATGATAGCCTCGGCAATAGACTTGCAGATAGTGTTGAAACAGCTCTTAAACATGGTCATGGTCTGCTATATGTTGAAATAGTATCGCTTCCTGAAGATCATGGTACTGCGCATCAAAATGACCAAATACTGGTATTTTCTGAAAAATTCGCATGTCCTGTTTCGGGATTTCAACTAGACGAAATTGAGCCTAGAATATTTTCATTTAACAGCCCATATGGTGCTTGTGAAACATGTGATGGTATTGGTAAAGAGAAATTTTTTGATCCTGAGCTTATAATCCCTAACTCTAGGAAATCAATCAATGATGGTGCTATTGCTCCTTGGGCGGAAAATAAGTCTAAACTTATGAGTCAGGCTTTAGAAGCAGTTGCTCAGCATTATAATTTCACACTCAACGATGCATATGAGACAATACCTGAAAAAGCAAAGGAAGTATTGCTATATGGTTCTGGTAAAGAAGAAATTGGTTTCATGTTTAATGACGGCTATAGAAAGCAGCAAATTACAAAGCCATTTGAAGGAATTGTGCCGCATTTAGAAAAGAGACACCACGAAGCTGATAGCACATGGATGAAAGAAGATCTTGAAAAATATAGAGCGGAACGTCATTGCCGTGAATGTAATGGTTTTAGACTAAGAAAAGAAAGCCTTTTAGTTAGAGTTAATCTTCTTAATATTGGAGAGCTTTGTACAAAAAATATTGCAGAGCTTGTTGACTGGTTTCTTGATCTTCCAAAATACTTAACTGAAACTCAAAACAAAATTGCTGAGAAAATTTTAAAAGAGCTTAATGACCGTTTAGGATTCTTAAGAAACGTAGGGCTTGAGTATTTGACGTTATCACGAGAATCAGGAACTCTTTCTGGTGGTGAAAGTCAGCGTATCAGGCTTGCATCTCAAATTGGTTCTGGTCTTACAGGTGTATTATATGTACTTGATGAGCCATCAATTGGTCTTCATCAGTCAGATAATAAAAAGCTTATCCAAACACTTAAGAACCTTAAGGCGCTTCAGAATTCGGTAATTGTGGTTGAACACGATGAAGAAACTATGATGGAAGCAGACTATATTATTGACGTAGGACCAGGTGCAGGTATTTATGGTGGTCAGATTGTATCTAAGGGTACGTTAGAAGAAATTAAAAATGATCCTAACAGTATTACAGGTCAATACTTATCAGGTAAAAAGAAAATTGAGATTCCTGCAACAAGAAGAAAGGGTCATAAAGATAAGTTTTTAATATTAGAGGGTGCTAAAGCCAATAATCTTTGTAATGTCAGTATAAAAATTCCACTTGGAACATTTACTGCGATTACTGGGGTTTCAGGTGGGGGTAAATCAAGTTTGATTATCCACACGCTTTATAAAGCTGCGATTAAAATATTAGAGGGTACAAAAACCCATCCAGGTCCTTATGACAGGCTTACTGGTCTTGAGCATATTGATAAAATTATTGAGATTGATCAAACTCCAATCGGGCGTACACCAAGATCAAATCCTGCTACCTATACAGGTGCATTTACACATATTCGTGATTGGTATGTTGGGCTTCCTGAGTCTAAGGCAAGGGGCTACAAAGTAGGTAGATTCTCATTTAACGTAAAAGGTGGACGCTGTGAGACTTGTCAGGGTGATGGGCAGATTAAAATTGAGATGCACTTTTTACCAGATGTATACGTTAAATGTGATAGTTGTAATGGCGCAAGATATAATCGTGAAACTTTAGAGATTAAGTACAAAGATAAATCCATTGCAGATGTTTTGGGTATGAATGTTGATGAAGCGATTGAGTTTTTTGACAAGATCCCTTCTATTAAAGAAAAAATGGTAGCGCTTAAAGAAGTGGGGCTTGGTTATATTAAAATTGGTCAGTCTGCCACAACGTTATCAGGTGGTGAGGCGCAAAGGGTAAAACTTGCCAAAGAATTATCGCGTAAATCTACTGGTAAAACACTTTATATTTTAGATGAGCCAACTACTGGTCTTCACATAGATGATATTAAAAAGTTACTTCAGGTGCTTCACAGGCTTGTTGAGCTTGGTAACTCCGTAATTGTAATCGAACATAATCTTGATGTGATTAAAACTGCGGATCACGTAATTGATGTAGGTCCTGGCGGTGGTAATAAAGGTGGTTACATTGTTGCTGCATGTACACCAGAAGAGCTAATAAAAGTAAAAGATAGTATTACAGGTGAATGTTTAATACCGTATATGAAATAA
- a CDS encoding single-stranded DNA-binding protein (binds to single stranded DNA and may facilitate the binding and interaction of other proteins to DNA), translating to MVGSINKVILVGNVGKDPEVRSTSDGRKLASVTLATSETWKDKNTGERKDKTEWHRISIFNEGLVNVVENYVRKGAKLYIEGALHTRKWTDQNGVEKYSTEIVLQGYNCQLMMLDRQNTSNSSQSMDRSQTEADKDEFVLDDDLPF from the coding sequence ATGGTTGGTAGCATTAACAAGGTAATTTTAGTTGGTAACGTAGGAAAAGACCCAGAAGTAAGGTCAACATCCGATGGCAGAAAATTGGCTTCGGTAACTCTTGCTACATCTGAAACATGGAAAGATAAGAATACTGGCGAAAGAAAAGATAAAACAGAATGGCATAGAATCAGCATTTTCAATGAAGGTTTAGTTAACGTTGTTGAAAATTATGTTAGAAAAGGTGCTAAGTTATATATTGAAGGCGCACTTCATACAAGAAAATGGACAGATCAAAACGGTGTTGAGAAATATTCAACCGAGATTGTTTTACAAGGTTATAACTGCCAGTTAATGATGCTTGACAGACAAAATACTTCTAATAGTAGTCAATCTATGGACAGGTCTCAAACTGAAGCTGATAAAGATGAATTTGTTTTAGATGACGATTTACCTTTTTAA